A genome region from Meriones unguiculatus strain TT.TT164.6M chromosome 19, Bangor_MerUng_6.1, whole genome shotgun sequence includes the following:
- the Nhlrc1 gene encoding E3 ubiquitin-protein ligase NHLRC1 — MGEEAAGVRPELVREAEVSLLECKVCFERFGHRQQRRPRNLPCGHVVCLACVAALAHPRTLALECPFCRRACRACDTSDCLPVLHLLELLGSTLHASPAVLSAAPCAPGLLTCHHAFGGWGTLVNPTGLALCPKTGRVVVVHDGKRRVKIFDSGGGGAHQFGEKGDAAHDVKYPLDVAVTNDCHVVVSDAGDRSLKVFDFFGQVKLVVGKQFSLPWGVEITPQNQLLVTDAEAGSLHLMEVDFPEGVLRRTERLQAQLCNPRGVAVSWLTGAIAVLEHPWALGTAGCDSTRVKVFNPEMQLIGQVDSFGLNLLFPSKITASAVAFDHQGNVIVADTSGPAVICLGKPEEFPALKPVVTHGLSRPVALAFTKENSLLVLDTASHCIKVFKAMEGNGG, encoded by the coding sequence ATGGGCGAGGAGGCGGCGGGGGTGCGGCCCGAGCTGGTGCGCGAGGCGGAGGTCAGCCTGCTGGAGTGCAAGGTGTGCTTTGAGAGGTTCGGCCACCGGCAGCAGCGGCGGCCGCGCAACCTGCCCTGCGGCCACGTGGTCTGCCTGGCCTGCGTGGCCGCCCTCGCTCATCCGCGGACGCTGGCCCTCGAGTGTCCCTTCTGCCGGCGGGCCTGCCGGGCCTGCGACACCAGCGATTGCCTGCCGGTGCTGCACCTCCTGGAGCTCCTGGGCTCCACCCTGCACGCGTCCCCGGCTGTCCTCAGCGCGGCCCCCTGTGCGCCCGGGCTTCTCACGTGCCACCACGCCTTTGGCGGGTGGGGGACCCTGGTGAACCCCACGGGTCTTGCGCTGTGCCCCAAGACCGGACGGGTGGTGGTTGTGCATGACGGGAAGAGGCGAGTCAAGATCTTTGACTCCGGAGGAGGAGGCGCACACCAGTTTGGAGAGAAGGGGGACGCCGCGCACGACGTGAAGTACCCACTGGATGTCGCCGTCACCAACGACTGCCACGTGGTTGTCTCCGACGCCGGCGACCGCTCCCTCAAAGTGTTTGATTTCTTTGGCCAGGTTAAGCTGGTTGTGGGGAAACAGTTTTCCCTGCCCTGGGGGGTGGAGATCACCCCTCAGAACCAGCTCCTGGTGACTGACGCGGAGGCAGGGTCCCTGCACCTGATGGAAGTGGATTTCCCGGAAGGGGTCCTCCGGAGGACGGAGAGGCTGCAGGCCCAGCTGTGCAATCCCCGTGGGGTGGCCGTGTCTTGGCTCACCGGGGCCATCGCCGTCCTGGAGCACCCCTGGGCCTTGGGGACAGCAGGCTGTGACAGCACAAGGGTGAAGGTGTTCAACCCCGAGATGCAGCTGATTGGCCAGGTGGATAGCTTCGGGCTGaacctcctcttcccctccaaaaTCACTGCCTCAGCTGTGGCCTTCGATCACCAGGGAAACGTGATTGTCGCCGACACCTCCGGGCCAGCCGTCATCTGCTTGGGGAAGCCCGAGGAGTTTCCAGCCCTGAAGCCCGTGGTTACTCATGGTCTTTCCCGTCCTGTGGCACTGGCCTTCACCAAGGAGAATTCCCTTCTCGTCCTGGACACAGCATCCCACTGTATAAAAGTCTTCAAAGCGATGGAGGGGAATGGAGGGTGA